In one window of Chitinophagales bacterium DNA:
- the era gene encoding GTPase Era: MKSGFVNIFGKPNAGKSTLLNALLGEKLAIVSPKVQTTRHRIKGFLNKPGEYQVIFSDTPGIIEAKYKLHEKMMLAVKSALEDADIALLLVDINDNLEEADVIFSSLKLKVPVILVLNKIDAGKKLEAAKAFFKDKPYAKNCIAISALKKQHTEVLIKTILDLLPDGDPFYPEDHLSDLPTKFFVAELIRERIYELFGDEIPYHTAVLVNEYKERGHLVKIQADIIVQRETQKGIILGERGKMIKEIGTAARKEIEAFIGEKVFLELFVKVKPKWRDNELQLREYGYQ; this comes from the coding sequence ATGAAATCCGGTTTTGTCAACATATTCGGTAAACCCAATGCAGGTAAAAGTACTTTGCTAAATGCTTTGTTGGGTGAAAAACTGGCTATAGTATCGCCTAAAGTGCAAACGACCAGGCACCGCATCAAAGGTTTCTTGAATAAACCGGGCGAGTATCAGGTAATTTTTTCTGATACGCCAGGCATCATTGAAGCCAAATACAAGTTGCATGAGAAGATGATGCTTGCGGTGAAGTCGGCCTTAGAAGATGCAGACATCGCCTTATTGCTGGTAGATATTAATGATAACCTGGAGGAAGCTGATGTTATATTCAGTTCACTGAAATTGAAAGTGCCGGTAATTCTTGTGCTCAATAAAATTGATGCCGGTAAAAAGCTGGAAGCTGCAAAAGCGTTTTTTAAGGATAAGCCTTATGCGAAAAACTGTATTGCGATTTCTGCTTTGAAAAAACAGCATACAGAAGTATTGATTAAGACGATTCTGGATTTATTACCAGATGGTGATCCATTTTATCCGGAAGATCACTTAAGTGATTTACCTACAAAATTCTTTGTGGCGGAATTGATCAGAGAAAGAATCTATGAATTGTTTGGAGATGAGATTCCTTATCACACTGCCGTGTTGGTGAATGAGTATAAGGAGCGTGGTCATCTGGTCAAGATTCAGGCAGATATTATTGTGCAGCGTGAAACACAGAAAGGCATCATACTAGGGGAACGTGGTAAAATGATCAAAGAAATTGGTACTGCTGCCAGAAAAGAAATTGAAGCTTTCATAGGTGAAAAAGTGTTTCTGGAATTGTTTGTGAAAGTTAAACCCAAGTGGCGCGACAATGAATTGCAGTTGCGCGAATACGGATACCAATAA
- a CDS encoding TonB-dependent receptor, with amino-acid sequence MKRFLGTIGCLFAASVTIAQSATIKGSIADAQTKEPLTGAIVRIGQTAIRTDENGRFSINNKANNQTLTVSFIGYQTQTISNPQKELQVLLQPNPNHLQPLEVTATRASDKAPFAKTNLGEAAIAKQNFGQDLPFLLNQTPSVVANSDAGNGVGYTGIRIRGTDATRINMTINGIPYNDAESQGLFFVNLPDLASSVNSIQVQRGVGTSSNGAGAFGATMNLSTNSYQEQAYGEVNNSYGSFNTWKNTVKAGTGLINGKFTLDARLSSINSDGFIDRATTDMHSFYLSGAYFTKKSSLRFNVISGKEKTYQAWYGIPESMLRTERRFNAAGTEKPGNPYENETDNYQQDHYQLFFNHTFNERWSFNTAFFLTRGKGYYEQYKASRSFSSIGLPNPVVGGSVIMRTDLIRQLWLDNYFFGQVFSAQYKQDKHQLTLGGGWNQYDGRHYGKIIWAQVGVPKDHRWYYLDAYKKDANLYAKWQYQLGKGLELFTDLQYRRVDYVMNGFRDNPTLFINRQFNFFNPKAGLTYSLPGWQFYASYAKGSKEPNRDDFEAGAVNQPKAEHLHDIEAGFTRRKGAFSWGANFYYMLYRDQLVLTGKVNDVGAYTRVNIPDSYRMGLELQGSGQFSKWLRATANLTISRNKINNFTEFIDDYDNGGQITVAHSNTDIAFSPALVGGATISILPNSQSEIALISKYVGRQYLDNTQNKARSLNPFYVQDIRASYQFNNLLFKEWTIALQVNNVLNSLYEPNGYTFSYFLGGQTIAENYYFPMAGTNYMVSLNIRL; translated from the coding sequence ATGAAAAGATTTTTGGGAACAATCGGCTGCCTGTTTGCAGCAAGTGTCACCATCGCGCAATCTGCTACTATCAAAGGCTCTATAGCAGACGCTCAAACCAAAGAACCTCTAACCGGAGCCATCGTCCGAATTGGTCAAACAGCAATCAGAACAGATGAGAATGGCCGCTTCAGTATCAACAACAAGGCCAATAACCAAACACTTACCGTTTCATTCATTGGCTATCAAACACAGACCATCAGTAATCCACAAAAGGAGCTGCAAGTGCTCTTACAGCCCAATCCAAATCACCTACAGCCCCTTGAAGTAACTGCCACACGCGCGTCAGACAAAGCACCATTTGCCAAAACCAATTTAGGTGAAGCAGCCATAGCGAAACAGAATTTTGGTCAGGACCTCCCCTTCTTGCTGAACCAAACACCTTCTGTTGTTGCCAACTCAGACGCTGGTAATGGTGTGGGATACACAGGCATCCGCATACGCGGAACGGATGCCACCCGCATCAATATGACCATTAATGGCATTCCATACAATGATGCAGAAAGTCAGGGTTTATTCTTTGTGAATTTACCCGATCTGGCTTCATCGGTAAACTCTATTCAGGTGCAGCGTGGTGTAGGTACTTCATCCAATGGTGCTGGTGCGTTTGGCGCAACCATGAACTTAAGCACCAATAGTTATCAGGAGCAAGCTTATGGTGAGGTGAATAACAGTTATGGTTCTTTCAATACCTGGAAGAACACTGTGAAAGCAGGTACAGGATTAATCAATGGTAAGTTCACCTTAGATGCCAGACTGAGTAGTATTAATAGTGATGGGTTCATTGACAGAGCTACCACAGATATGCACTCTTTTTATTTGTCGGGTGCTTATTTCACCAAAAAATCATCGCTTCGCTTTAATGTGATTTCAGGAAAAGAAAAAACCTATCAAGCTTGGTACGGTATTCCTGAATCCATGCTACGTACTGAGCGACGCTTTAATGCAGCAGGTACTGAAAAGCCTGGTAATCCTTATGAAAATGAAACCGACAATTATCAGCAGGATCATTACCAGTTATTCTTCAACCACACATTCAACGAACGCTGGAGTTTTAATACTGCATTCTTCTTAACCAGAGGTAAGGGTTATTATGAACAATATAAGGCCAGCAGAAGTTTCAGTAGTATCGGATTACCCAATCCGGTGGTGGGAGGTTCAGTCATCATGCGCACAGATCTGATCAGACAACTCTGGCTGGACAACTATTTCTTCGGACAGGTATTCAGCGCACAATACAAGCAAGACAAACATCAACTCACACTGGGTGGTGGGTGGAACCAATACGATGGACGCCATTATGGCAAAATCATCTGGGCACAAGTGGGTGTACCAAAAGACCACCGTTGGTATTATCTGGATGCGTATAAAAAAGATGCGAACCTCTATGCGAAATGGCAATACCAATTAGGCAAGGGATTGGAATTGTTTACAGACCTGCAATACCGCCGTGTGGACTATGTGATGAATGGATTCAGAGATAACCCAACTTTATTCATCAACAGACAATTCAATTTCTTCAATCCGAAAGCAGGTCTTACCTACAGCCTACCCGGATGGCAATTCTATGCCAGCTATGCAAAAGGCAGCAAAGAACCCAATCGCGATGATTTTGAAGCAGGTGCTGTGAATCAACCAAAAGCTGAACACCTGCATGATATTGAAGCAGGCTTTACCAGAAGAAAAGGTGCATTCAGTTGGGGTGCGAATTTTTACTATATGCTGTACAGAGATCAATTGGTGCTAACAGGTAAGGTGAATGATGTAGGTGCATATACCCGGGTGAATATTCCAGACAGTTACCGCATGGGTTTGGAGTTACAAGGTAGCGGACAATTCAGCAAGTGGTTGCGCGCAACTGCCAACCTCACCATCAGCCGTAATAAAATCAACAACTTCACAGAGTTTATTGATGATTATGATAATGGCGGACAGATTACCGTTGCGCATAGCAACACCGATATTGCTTTCTCCCCAGCATTGGTGGGCGGTGCTACCATCAGTATTTTACCCAATAGCCAATCTGAAATAGCTTTGATCAGTAAGTATGTTGGCAGACAGTATCTGGACAATACACAGAATAAAGCGCGTAGCCTGAACCCATTTTATGTACAGGATATCCGCGCAAGCTATCAGTTCAATAACCTGCTCTTTAAAGAGTGGACGATTGCCCTTCAGGTAAACAATGTGTTGAACAGCCTCTACGAGCCCAATGGTTACACCTTCAGCTATTTTCTGGGGGGACAAACCATTGCTGAAAACTACTATTTCCCGATGGCCGGCACCAATTACATGGTTTCGCTCAATATCCGGTTATAA
- a CDS encoding DUF2807 domain-containing protein codes for MKHLLISFCCLLGTLGAMAQEEKNVVYDANVEVRKAADFREIEVSGAIDLYISQGSEEAVAVSASADEVRDRIRTEVRNGVLHIFFDTKGWNWRSWSNSKMKAYVTFKDLRKVEATGACNVKTTGSIKLADLRIELSGASDFTGAVQADKLVIDASGASNAKISGTAVKAEIDASGACSIRAFDLKVDYCKVEASGASGIRIYVNKELSAEASGGSNIYYRGEGLIRDINTSGAASVKRRNDD; via the coding sequence ATGAAACATTTGTTGATCAGCTTTTGCTGTTTGTTGGGCACGCTGGGTGCGATGGCCCAGGAAGAGAAAAACGTGGTGTACGATGCCAATGTGGAAGTACGTAAGGCGGCCGATTTCCGTGAGATTGAAGTTTCTGGTGCCATAGACTTATACATTTCTCAGGGATCGGAAGAAGCGGTTGCTGTAAGTGCCAGTGCTGATGAAGTGCGCGATCGAATTCGCACAGAAGTTAGAAATGGGGTACTCCATATCTTTTTTGATACCAAGGGCTGGAATTGGCGTAGTTGGAGTAATTCCAAGATGAAAGCTTATGTAACATTCAAAGACTTGCGCAAAGTAGAAGCCACAGGTGCCTGCAATGTGAAAACGACCGGAAGTATCAAGTTAGCGGACTTGCGTATTGAATTATCCGGTGCCAGCGATTTTACCGGTGCAGTACAAGCCGATAAGCTGGTGATTGATGCAAGTGGTGCATCTAATGCCAAGATATCAGGCACTGCAGTAAAAGCGGAGATTGATGCCAGTGGTGCTTGTAGCATCCGTGCTTTTGATCTGAAAGTAGACTACTGCAAAGTTGAAGCATCAGGTGCTTCTGGTATTCGTATTTATGTCAATAAAGAGTTGAGTGCAGAAGCCAGTGGCGGCAGCAATATCTATTACAGAGGTGAAGGTCTGATTCGCGATATCAATACCAGTGGTGCGGCTTCTGTGAAGAGAAGAAATGATGATTGA
- a CDS encoding DUF1801 domain-containing protein: protein MNRDVDAYIDQLETPLAETAAIIRQLLLENVPGIEEKFSFKIPFYHYHGMFCYLNKTKAGLDLGFCRGKDLVMAFPQLDLRGRDMVASVILTQPKDIHQLQIPELIIAAAAWNEEAKRIRKSFLKKPGGRARK, encoded by the coding sequence ATGAACCGGGATGTAGATGCCTATATCGACCAATTAGAAACGCCACTCGCCGAGACTGCAGCCATCATCAGGCAATTATTACTGGAAAACGTGCCCGGTATTGAAGAAAAATTTAGCTTCAAAATTCCCTTTTACCATTACCATGGTATGTTTTGCTATCTCAATAAAACCAAAGCGGGACTGGATCTGGGCTTTTGCAGAGGCAAGGATCTGGTTATGGCTTTTCCGCAGTTAGACTTGCGTGGCAGAGATATGGTAGCATCTGTAATCCTTACCCAACCCAAAGACATCCACCAATTGCAGATTCCGGAATTGATTATTGCCGCAGCAGCCTGGAATGAAGAGGCAAAACGCATCCGCAAAAGCTTCCTTAAAAAGCCTGGTGGCAGGGCCCGGAAATAA
- a CDS encoding DUF4954 family protein, translating to MQQNNILKVPVSSLGYGFIPANQIPKGKDEYYLRNIQNRSGIDYRQLSAFEIEVLVRNRNTSDNWNNILVSDAFNPELVKNCKFYGLVRIGKLEAFYLSFSDLKVPVGLYNSTIISCDFGDNVVVDNVNYLSHYIIGNEVILTNINELVATNHTKFGNGILKTGESEAVRIWMEICNENTGRKVIPFNGMLAGDAYIWSKYKDDTLLQQKLIEITEAQFDTKRGYYGKIGDRTVIKNCSILKDCWIGSDAYIKGANKLKNLTINSGEEGKTQIGEGCEMVNGIIGFGCRAFYGVKAVRFVMASHSQLKYGARLINSYLGNNATISCCEVLNSLIFPAHEQHHNNSFLCAATIMGQSNIAAGATIGSNHNSRGNDGELIAGRGFWPGLCVSLKHNSVFASFTMIAKGDYMHELQIPIPFSLISNDASNDQLTVMPAFWFQYNMYALERNAWKYVDRDKRIERKQLIEYDYLAPDTIEEIIQAMQLLELFTGKAFLLKEEPGKKPDPKKAAALGKQLLMSQDAVIDSLSIYADGFENSRRKVQLVKVRNAYDIFRQLITYFGANALMQSWRDSGIKSFRSWQESLPTKLKRQQWMNVGGQLMTTNELSKLKEQIKKGKLKNWYAVHDQYELIGQQYEAQKNHYGLAVLEEITGLNIRSAAAHNIVQLLQQAVATKEWMCKGIYDSRAKDYSNSFRKMVYDTVAEMNAVLGKLEQNSFIKEQEIQLKQYKQEVDQYIKQLGKK from the coding sequence ATGCAACAGAACAATATTCTTAAAGTACCCGTATCCAGCCTGGGCTATGGGTTTATTCCTGCGAATCAAATTCCGAAAGGAAAAGACGAATATTATCTGCGCAATATTCAGAACCGAAGCGGTATTGATTATCGCCAGCTTAGCGCATTTGAGATTGAAGTACTGGTACGCAACAGAAACACCAGCGATAACTGGAATAATATTTTGGTATCAGATGCATTCAACCCGGAACTGGTAAAGAATTGTAAGTTCTATGGACTGGTACGCATTGGTAAACTGGAGGCATTCTACTTAAGTTTCAGCGATTTAAAAGTACCGGTTGGTTTATACAATTCTACCATCATCAGTTGCGATTTTGGCGATAATGTAGTTGTGGATAATGTTAATTACTTATCGCATTATATCATTGGTAATGAAGTGATCCTTACCAATATCAATGAATTGGTTGCGACCAACCATACCAAGTTTGGTAATGGTATTTTGAAAACTGGAGAATCAGAAGCTGTGCGCATCTGGATGGAAATTTGCAATGAAAACACCGGCAGAAAAGTGATCCCATTCAACGGTATGCTGGCTGGCGATGCGTATATCTGGAGCAAGTACAAAGACGATACATTATTACAACAGAAGCTGATTGAAATAACCGAAGCACAGTTTGATACCAAACGTGGCTATTATGGCAAGATTGGCGACAGAACGGTGATTAAAAACTGTAGCATCCTCAAAGACTGTTGGATAGGCAGTGATGCCTATATCAAAGGCGCCAACAAACTCAAAAACCTCACCATCAATTCAGGTGAAGAAGGAAAGACCCAGATTGGTGAGGGTTGCGAAATGGTGAATGGAATTATTGGCTTTGGCTGCAGGGCCTTCTATGGTGTGAAAGCGGTTCGCTTTGTGATGGCATCACATTCACAACTGAAATACGGTGCACGTTTGATTAACTCTTATCTGGGTAATAACGCCACCATTTCTTGTTGCGAAGTATTAAACTCCTTGATCTTCCCTGCCCATGAACAGCACCACAACAATTCCTTCCTCTGTGCTGCAACCATTATGGGACAAAGCAATATTGCAGCCGGAGCTACCATCGGTTCTAATCACAATAGCAGAGGCAATGACGGCGAATTAATAGCCGGTAGAGGTTTCTGGCCCGGACTCTGTGTGAGCTTAAAGCACAATTCTGTGTTCGCGAGCTTTACGATGATTGCCAAGGGCGATTATATGCATGAGTTGCAGATACCTATCCCCTTCTCTCTCATCAGCAATGACGCATCTAATGACCAACTAACAGTAATGCCGGCATTCTGGTTCCAGTATAACATGTATGCGCTGGAAAGAAATGCCTGGAAGTATGTGGATCGTGATAAACGCATTGAACGCAAACAACTGATTGAATACGATTATCTGGCCCCTGATACGATTGAAGAAATCATTCAAGCTATGCAGTTGCTAGAATTGTTTACGGGCAAAGCTTTCCTATTGAAAGAAGAACCCGGTAAAAAGCCAGATCCGAAAAAAGCAGCGGCACTCGGCAAGCAACTGTTGATGAGCCAGGATGCTGTTATTGATAGCCTCTCGATTTACGCAGATGGTTTCGAGAACAGCCGAAGAAAAGTGCAGTTGGTGAAAGTGCGCAATGCCTATGATATCTTCCGCCAACTCATTACCTATTTTGGCGCCAATGCCTTAATGCAATCTTGGCGCGATTCAGGTATCAAATCTTTCCGCAGCTGGCAGGAAAGTCTACCCACTAAGTTGAAACGCCAGCAGTGGATGAATGTGGGCGGACAATTAATGACCACCAACGAACTCAGTAAACTGAAAGAACAGATCAAAAAAGGTAAACTCAAGAACTGGTATGCGGTACATGACCAGTATGAATTGATTGGTCAGCAATACGAAGCACAGAAAAATCATTATGGGTTAGCCGTTTTGGAAGAAATAACCGGACTCAACATACGCAGTGCTGCAGCACATAATATTGTACAACTGTTACAACAGGCTGTTGCCACCAAGGAGTGGATGTGCAAAGGCATTTATGATTCCAGAGCTAAGGATTACAGCAACAGTTTCCGTAAAATGGTCTATGATACAGTGGCTGAAATGAATGCAGTGCTGGGCAAATTGGAACAGAACAGTTTTATCAAAGAACAGGAAATTCAATTAAAACAATACAAGCAGGAAGTAGATCAATACATCAAGCAGCTGGGTAAGAAATGA
- the der gene encoding ribosome biogenesis GTPase Der: MSAYTVAIVGRPNVGKSTFFNRLLEQRKAIVDDVSGVTRDRQYGVSEWNGKTFNVIDTGGFVPDSEDIFETEIRKQVKIAIEEANALIFMVDVVTGITELDDSMAHLLRRSTKPVYLAVNKVDNHERMLEATEFYSLGFDNIFFISSISGSGSGELLDAITEQIKPEESEATEAEQALPKFAIIGQPNVGKSSLLNALIGQERTIVSDIAGTTRDTIHTHYNLFQKEFILIDTAGIRRKNKEKDDLEFYSVIRAIKAMDEADVCLLVLDAAKGITAQDVSIFSLAARKGKGVVILVNKWDVMEKSTNTARDYEKVLKQRIAPFTDVPVIFISAKEKTRIFKAIEIGLDVFENKRRKIPTSQLNDVMLKAVEAYHAPVVRGHSVKIKYVTQLPTQVPSFAFFTNYPDDIKTPYRNYLENQLRTHFKFQGVPVRIFFRKK, from the coding sequence ATGTCTGCGTATACAGTTGCAATTGTTGGTCGCCCAAACGTGGGTAAAAGTACTTTCTTCAACCGCTTGTTGGAGCAGAGAAAGGCTATTGTGGATGATGTGAGCGGCGTTACACGCGATCGCCAATATGGTGTTTCCGAATGGAACGGAAAGACGTTCAACGTCATTGATACCGGTGGTTTTGTACCGGATAGTGAGGATATTTTTGAAACAGAAATTCGTAAGCAGGTAAAGATTGCGATCGAAGAAGCCAATGCCCTGATCTTCATGGTAGATGTGGTTACCGGTATCACTGAATTGGATGATAGTATGGCGCATTTGCTGCGCAGAAGTACCAAACCGGTTTATCTGGCAGTTAACAAAGTAGATAACCACGAGCGTATGTTGGAAGCCACGGAATTTTATTCCTTAGGTTTCGATAATATTTTCTTCATCAGTAGTATTAGCGGTAGTGGATCCGGTGAATTACTTGATGCGATTACCGAGCAGATCAAGCCAGAAGAATCTGAAGCTACAGAAGCTGAACAAGCTTTACCCAAATTTGCCATTATCGGTCAGCCAAATGTGGGCAAATCCAGCTTGTTGAATGCGTTAATTGGGCAGGAGCGTACCATCGTGAGCGATATTGCTGGTACAACCCGTGATACCATCCATACCCATTATAATCTCTTTCAGAAAGAGTTTATCCTGATTGATACAGCGGGTATCCGCCGTAAGAACAAAGAAAAGGATGATCTGGAGTTCTACTCCGTTATCCGTGCTATCAAAGCCATGGATGAGGCAGATGTCTGCTTGCTGGTACTGGATGCTGCAAAAGGTATTACGGCTCAGGATGTAAGTATTTTCTCCTTAGCCGCCAGAAAGGGAAAGGGGGTGGTGATTCTGGTGAATAAGTGGGATGTGATGGAGAAATCAACCAATACAGCCCGCGATTATGAGAAGGTATTGAAGCAAAGAATTGCGCCATTTACTGACGTACCGGTGATCTTTATTTCAGCCAAGGAAAAGACACGCATCTTCAAAGCCATTGAAATAGGTTTAGATGTATTTGAGAACAAACGCCGTAAAATCCCGACTTCTCAGCTGAACGATGTGATGTTGAAAGCGGTGGAAGCTTATCATGCACCGGTCGTACGTGGGCATTCCGTAAAAATCAAATACGTTACCCAACTACCTACACAGGTACCATCATTTGCGTTTTTCACGAATTATCCAGACGATATCAAGACTCCTTATCGTAACTACCTTGAAAATCAGCTTCGTACACATTTTAAATTTCAAGGTGTGCCTGTCAGGATTTTCTTCAGGAAAAAATAA
- a CDS encoding carboxypeptidase-like regulatory domain-containing protein gives MSKILLCLLLLLGSLAQAQVLRGIVISAEDQKPVPAASVFLSNTGVGTITKDNGSFEISRFPAGRYELVVSSLGFETYTVVVNAASLPENLKVILKPKARELQEVVVEPFEKNGWERWGKFFLENFIGVSSYAKQVKLKNPGAVRFRHNKRTNTLNAYADETLVIENNSLGYILRYQLEQFEYRFSANMLFFQGFPFFEEMESKRARKVKQWQDNRLDVYEGSLMHFYRSLFRNRLVEEGFELRKSVDVVNQEKARIKEKMRAQMKGAVQKGNKVIFSNGSVNTSTGAMDSTAYFNKVMRQPDKTEVLYRSIIPADSVAYAIDSLTVGLYFKDYLHVTYPKKKEPEEIAKALGKQEAGQGLVSKLQLLHDTEISVLANGSFFESTNILSHGYWAYWERMATMLPLDYKPVRNKKAP, from the coding sequence ATGTCAAAAATCCTTTTATGTCTGCTGCTGTTGCTTGGAAGCCTTGCCCAGGCTCAGGTATTGAGAGGTATAGTCATTAGTGCTGAAGATCAAAAGCCGGTTCCAGCAGCTTCTGTTTTCCTAAGCAATACGGGTGTTGGAACCATTACAAAAGACAATGGTAGCTTTGAAATCAGTCGGTTCCCAGCCGGGCGTTATGAATTGGTTGTATCAAGTCTTGGTTTTGAAACTTATACTGTTGTTGTAAACGCTGCTTCTTTACCGGAAAACCTAAAAGTGATTCTTAAACCCAAAGCCAGAGAGTTGCAGGAAGTTGTTGTTGAACCTTTTGAAAAAAATGGCTGGGAAAGATGGGGCAAATTTTTCCTGGAGAACTTTATCGGTGTATCATCCTATGCGAAACAGGTAAAGCTGAAAAACCCAGGCGCAGTAAGGTTTCGCCACAACAAGCGAACCAATACACTCAATGCTTATGCTGATGAAACTTTGGTGATTGAAAATAATTCTCTTGGATATATACTGCGTTATCAGCTGGAGCAGTTTGAATACAGATTTTCTGCCAACATGTTGTTCTTTCAGGGATTTCCATTTTTTGAAGAGATGGAATCAAAACGAGCGCGAAAAGTAAAGCAGTGGCAGGACAATCGTTTAGATGTGTATGAAGGATCCTTAATGCATTTTTATCGTTCATTGTTTCGCAACAGACTTGTGGAAGAAGGTTTTGAGTTGCGTAAGTCTGTAGATGTGGTGAATCAGGAAAAAGCACGCATCAAAGAAAAAATGCGCGCGCAAATGAAGGGAGCAGTACAGAAAGGAAATAAAGTGATTTTTTCTAATGGTTCAGTGAACACGTCAACTGGTGCTATGGATTCAACAGCATACTTCAATAAGGTAATGCGACAGCCAGATAAAACGGAGGTGCTCTATCGGTCAATCATTCCGGCAGATAGTGTCGCATATGCGATTGATAGTTTGACTGTAGGCTTGTATTTCAAAGATTACTTACATGTAACTTATCCAAAGAAAAAAGAACCGGAAGAGATTGCTAAAGCCTTAGGTAAGCAGGAGGCGGGACAAGGTTTGGTGTCTAAGCTGCAATTACTACACGATACAGAAATATCGGTACTGGCCAATGGTTCATTCTTTGAATCAACCAATATACTCAGTCATGGCTATTGGGCTTATTGGGAGCGAATGGCCACTATGCTACCATTAGATTACAAACCTGTTCGCAATAAAAAAGCCCCTTAG
- the queA gene encoding tRNA preQ1(34) S-adenosylmethionine ribosyltransferase-isomerase QueA produces MKLSQFKFDLPLNLIAQTPTKRREDSRLMVVHRHTGVIENKNFRDIIEYFDDKDVFVVNNTKVFPARMYGRKEKTGAKIEVFLLRELNKPNRLWDVIVDPARKIRVGNKLYFGDNEELVAEVIDNTTSRGRTIKFLWDNDEASFKAMLEKLGETPLPKYIKRKPDDDDKERYQTVYAKHEGAVAAPTAGLHFSQELIKRCEIKGIRFAEITLHTGLGTFRPIEVEDLSKHKMDAEYYRITEDACKIVNKAKENGHRICSIGTTTMRAMESSFTAQQLLKPSEGWTNHFIHPPYNFNVADSLVTNFHLPKTSLLIMTCAFAGYDLAMEAYKKAIKDKYRFFSYGDALLII; encoded by the coding sequence ATGAAGCTGAGTCAGTTTAAATTCGACCTCCCCCTCAACCTTATTGCGCAAACGCCAACCAAAAGAAGGGAAGACAGCCGCCTAATGGTGGTACATCGTCACACAGGTGTTATTGAGAACAAAAACTTCCGCGACATCATTGAATACTTCGATGATAAGGATGTATTTGTGGTAAACAATACCAAGGTATTCCCCGCCAGAATGTATGGCCGTAAAGAGAAAACCGGAGCCAAGATTGAAGTATTTCTTTTGCGTGAATTGAACAAGCCCAATCGCCTTTGGGATGTTATCGTTGATCCCGCAAGAAAGATTCGCGTAGGCAACAAATTGTATTTCGGTGATAACGAAGAGTTGGTAGCTGAAGTCATTGACAATACCACTAGCCGTGGCCGTACCATCAAATTCCTCTGGGATAATGATGAAGCAAGCTTCAAAGCAATGCTGGAGAAATTAGGTGAAACACCTTTACCAAAATATATCAAGCGCAAGCCTGATGATGATGATAAAGAGCGTTATCAAACCGTATATGCCAAGCATGAAGGTGCTGTAGCGGCGCCAACTGCAGGCTTGCATTTCAGTCAGGAATTAATCAAGCGTTGCGAGATCAAGGGTATTCGCTTTGCAGAAATTACTTTGCACACCGGCTTAGGTACTTTCCGCCCGATTGAAGTGGAAGATTTGAGTAAGCATAAGATGGATGCAGAATACTATCGCATTACTGAAGATGCCTGCAAGATTGTAAACAAGGCTAAAGAAAATGGTCATCGCATTTGCTCTATTGGCACAACTACCATGCGTGCAATGGAAAGCAGCTTTACAGCGCAGCAATTACTGAAGCCAAGCGAGGGATGGACAAACCACTTTATCCACCCACCTTACAACTTCAATGTTGCTGATAGTTTGGTAACAAACTTCCATTTACCAAAGACCAGCTTATTAATTATGACTTGCGCTTTCGCAGGCTATGATCTGGCCATGGAAGCTTACAAGAAAGCTATTAAAGATAAGTACCGCTTCTTCAGCTATGGAGATGCACTACTGATCATCTAA